DNA from Geobacter sulfurreducens PCA:
CAGGTGCGCCGCATGTGCGAAGCCGTGAGCCTGTCGGTGGTCCGCCTGCGCCGGGTGAGATACGGCGCGGTCTCGCTCGGCGACCTGAAACCGGGGGAGTACCGGCCCCTCAGCCCGACGGAGGTTGCAGCCCTGGCCGGCCGCGAAAAACGAGAACAGCGCCGTCGGAAAGCCTGATCGCTCAAGGCTGCTTTTGTTGGATCATTTTGTGTCCGGATTTAGTGCATCGTTTTGAGGGGAAATGCGCATGGCCTCATGCGCAGCAGAAATTTTCGGCCGTCATAGATGGTTTCCAGAAGAAGGCCCCTGTCGATGAGCCGTTCCACCTCTGACCAGTCGGTACCTGCCTTGACCAGAAGCTCACGCGCGGCATCTTCCCGCAAGGGATGAACGCCCGTGATGCCGAGCAGGTCGGCGGTCACGTCTCCACTGCCGGTAAAGTCGTTCCCTTCGTAGCCGGTGAGGTATTCCACTCGCTCAACGCTTCCCGAAATAATCTGCACGGCCCGATTGAGGGCCTCGGCTGTCGGCGGCGTCGCCCACCGCTCCGTCGGCGGCCTGATAGGAACTGCGACATAGGAGACGTCCGGTTTCAGCTCCCCCAGAAACGCCGCAAGCATCTCCAGTTCGGTTTCGGAGTCATTGATGCCGCTCACCAGCATGGTCTCAGTGGCGAGTGTCCCCGTGAACTCTTCGGCAAACAGGGCCATTCCGCTCAAGAGGTCGGCGAGCCGCAGGGTGGCGGCCGGCCTGTTGATGCGGTGCCATGCGTCCCCGTCCACTGCATCCACCTTGAGGGAAACCCAATCCGCCAGGGCAAGTTCGGCCCTTACGTCGGAACGCCAGATGAGCGAGCTGTTGGTGATGACGGCGATTTTTATGCCGAGGGGTCTGAGCAGCTCGATTTCTCTCCCGAGGTTCAGGTCAAGGGTCGGTTCACCGTCGGCCACAAACGTAAGGTAATCGATCCGTTCGCCCCGTTCGATGAGTCTGCGGACCGCCCGCTCAACCTCGACGGCAATGGTTTCCGGGCGGCAGAAGCGGCGCCGGGCGCTCTGAATGGAGCAGGTCCGGCCCAACTGGCAGTAAACGCAAGAATAGGAACATGCCTTGGCAGGTATGGTGTCGAGCCCGAGGCTGCGCCCCAGGCGTCTGGATGGTACCGGTCCGAAGATGAACATGATGCGTCCGTCTTCCTTGAGCACTACGGTTCGTCCGGGCATGCACCCGGCAAGATCATGAATTCATCCCAAAGTATACCCTGTTCGGAAATATATTCCAGAGACGACCGTGACTCTTGGCAGCTCAGGGAAGGGTCAGGTGGCGAAGCGTTGCCCGGATTTCCTCTATGCCCACGGCCGTGCCGAAGCATCCCGCCCCGGCAAAGGGATCGTACTCCCTGATTTGCGAAACAAGGGTCTCCACCAGATGGGTACGGTCACCATACCGCTCCGGGTCGTCGGCGATGCCCAGTACATCGGCCAGCAGCCATTCCGGGAATTCACCCTCCGCATTCTGCCGGAGGGCAACCTCTCTGAGTTCTTCGAAGACGTCCATACGCAGTCCTTTCAGCCTGAGGTGCCATGACGCCGGGCGCGGATAGCCGGGAT
Protein-coding regions in this window:
- a CDS encoding radical SAM protein is translated as MFIFGPVPSRRLGRSLGLDTIPAKACSYSCVYCQLGRTCSIQSARRRFCRPETIAVEVERAVRRLIERGERIDYLTFVADGEPTLDLNLGREIELLRPLGIKIAVITNSSLIWRSDVRAELALADWVSLKVDAVDGDAWHRINRPAATLRLADLLSGMALFAEEFTGTLATETMLVSGINDSETELEMLAAFLGELKPDVSYVAVPIRPPTERWATPPTAEALNRAVQIISGSVERVEYLTGYEGNDFTGSGDVTADLLGITGVHPLREDAARELLVKAGTDWSEVERLIDRGLLLETIYDGRKFLLRMRPCAFPLKTMH
- a CDS encoding GSU3529 family protein, whose protein sequence is MDVFEELREVALRQNAEGEFPEWLLADVLGIADDPERYGDRTHLVETLVSQIREYDPFAGAGCFGTAVGIEEIRATLRHLTLP